GAGGCGACGCGCGCCCCCGCGGTCGGTGACCTCGGAGCGGTGCGCCTGCGGGGTCCAGTGGTCGCGGCATCGGGCTGCCTGCGTGTGACACGCACGCTCGAGGACCTCGCCGACCTGTCCGCGCTCGGTGCCTGGGTCAGTCCCACCGTCGCGCTGGCGTCGGCGTCGAGCCCGCCCGGCCCGCGGTGGTGGGGGACCCCGGCTGGCCTCGTGCACCCCACGAGCATCGAGGGTCCCGGCATCTCCGGGCTGCTGGCCGGGGACGTGCCGTGGTTCGTCGCCCGGAAGGTGCCGGTGATCGTGTCCGTCGCGGCAGCGACGCTGGGGGACTACGCCGAGATCGTCCGGCACGCGGCTGCGGCCCCCGGCGTCATCGGCGTCGAGCTGAGGCTCGCCCCTCCGGGGGCGCGCGGACTGGGCTTCCACCCGGTCACCGAGGGGTTCCACGTCGGTCGCGTCGTGGCGGCGGTGCGCGGTGAGCTGCCGCCCGGTTGTGCACTGCTGGCCAAGCTGCCCGCGCTGCCCGACAAGGTCGTCGACCTGGCCCGCGCCGCGGTCGACGCCGGAGCCGACGCCGTCACGCTGGTGGATGCCGCACCGGCGTACGCCGTGGACCCCGCGACCGGCCGGCCCCCGTTCCCCGCCTTCGACCCCGACCGGCTGAGCCTCAGCGGTCCAGCGCTGCTGCCGGTCGCGCTGCGGTCCGTGCACCAGGTCCGGGCCGCGCTCCCGCAGGCGCGCATCGTCGCCAGCGGGGGAGTGCGCACCGGTGCCGACGTGGCCGCCCACCTGGCTGCCGGCGCCAGCGCCGTGCAGGTCGGCACGACCCTGCTGCGCGACCCGGTCGCTCCGCAACGCCTGCGCACCGAGCTGAGCGCCGCCCTGGCCGCCATGACCCCGCACCCGATTGAGCCGTCCGACGAGGAGACCCCATGACCTTCGGCCAGCGACTGCACGACGTGATCGGCGCCCGCGGTCCGTTGTGCGCCGGCATCGACCCGCACCCGTCCCTGCTGACGCAGTGGGGGCTCGACGACACCATTGACGGGCTGCGGCGCTTCGCCGGCCTCGCCGCGGAGGTCCTCGGTGCCGAGGCCGGGATCGTGAAGCCGCAGTCGGCGTTCTTCGAGCGCCACGGGTCCGCCGGGATCGCCGTGCTCGAGGAGGTCATCGCCACCTGCCGCGAGGCAGGGGCGCTCGTGCTGCTCGACGTGAAGCGCGGCGACATCGGGTCGACGTCGCAGGCGTACGCCGACGCCTACCTCGATCCGCGCTCGCCGCTCGCCGTCGACGCGATCACCGTCTCGCCCTACCTCGGCTTCGGCAGCCTCGAGCCGTTCCTGACGACCGCTGCGGCCCACGACGCGGGGCTGTTCGTGCTCGCCCTGACCTCCAACCCCGAGGGACCGCAGTTCCAGCGGGCCGTGACCGAGGAGGGTGCCGGCGTCGGGGCGACCGTGCTGCGCGAGGTGGCCGCGCGCAACGCGGACGCGACCCCGCTCGGCTCGGTCGGTGTGGTCGTGGGCGCCACGGTGCAGCCGTCGACCCAACGCCTCGGCGAGGACTTCGCGATCAACGGACCGATCCTCGCCCCGGGCGTCGGTGCGCAGGGCGCGACGTTCGACGACGTACGCCGCGTGTTCGGCGCCAGCGCCCGGCACGTCCTGCCCGCCTCGTCGCGGGAGATCCTGCAGGCCGGTCCGGATGCCACCGCGCTGCGCGACGCCGTCCGCCGCGCCGCGGACGCGGCCGGGGAGCTGACGCGATGAGCGGCGCGGAGGGGACGCCCGCGGGGCCCTTGCCCGACCACTCGTCCGCCGCCCCACCTCGCAACCGGATACGCCGCTGGATGGTGGCGATCGTGGCGGTGCTGGTCCTCGCGCTGGCCGGGGCGGGCGCCTTCGTCCTGCTGCGCGAGGACGCCGATCCGTACTGCGAGACCGTGCGCGCCAGCAACGACGAGCTCGCCGTGCTGGTGGGCGACTCCGGGGACTCCGCGGTGGAGACCTTCAACGACAGCCTCGACGTCCTCGAGCGACTCGCCGCCGAGGCTCCCAGTGAGATCTCTGCCGACTGGAACACGCTCATCCTGCGCCTCCGCGGGCTGCGCGACGCGCTCGTCGCGGCCGGGGTCGACCTCAGCGGCGACGAGGTCGATCTCACCGCCCTGGAGGACGCCTCCGAGGAGGAGGTGGCGGCCGTCACCACCGCCGCCACCGAGCTCGGGTCGACTGACGCGAACCGTGCCTCGCGCGCCATCGAGGATCACGCCCGCCAGTCCTGTGACGTGGCACTCGGTGCCACCGATGACGAGGGCGATGACGAGGGTGACGGCGCAGGTGACGGTGCGACGCGCGACTGATCGCAGGAGCGAGGGCCGCCGTTGCGGGTGACGCGCAGGGTGTCTAGATTCCCTCCTGTCCGGGGCCGCCGCCGTCCACGCGCCGCGAGCCGCACCAGCCGAGAAGACGAACGAGGACTGTGACCGTGGCCTTGCCGCCCCTCACCCCGGAGCAGCGTCAGGCTGCCCTCGAGAAGGCCGCGGCGTCGCGGCGCGAGCGGGCGGAGGTGAAGAACCGGCTCAAGCACTCCGGTGCCTCGTTCGCCGAGGTGCTGCACGAGGGGCAGGTCAACGAGGTCATCGGCAAGATGCGCGTCATCGACCTGCTCACCGCGATGCCCGGCCTGGGCAAGGTCCGCGCCCGCCAGCTGATGGAGCGCCTCAACATCTCCGAGAGCCGCCGGGTGCGCGGGCTGGGCACCAAGCAGATCGCCGCCCTGGAGCGCGAGTTCGCCGACCGTGGCTGACCGTGACGCACGGACCTCCGGCGCCGGGCGACTGACGGTGCTGGCCGGCCCCACCGCGGTGGGCAAGGGGAGCGTGGCGGCGTACGTCCGTCAGCACCACCCCGACGTGTGGATCTCGGTGTCGGCCACCACCCGGCGCCCGCGACCGGGCGAGGTCGACGGCGTGCACTACCACTTCGTCGACGATGCGCAGTTCGACGCGATGATCGCCGAGCAGCAGCTGCTCGAGTGGGCCGTCGTCCACGGCGCCGCCCGCTACGGCACCCCGCGGGGACCGGTCGCCGAGGTCCTCGAGGCGGGCCGCCCGGCCCTGCTCGAGATCGACCTGCAGGGTGCGCGGCAGGTGCGAGCGGCGATGCCGGAGGCGTTCTTCGTCTTCCTGGCCCCGCCCACCTGGGACGAGCTGGTACGGCGGCTGGTCGGTCGCGGCACCGAGGACGAGGCCGAGCGCGAGCGCCGGCTCGGCACTGCGCGCGAGGAGCTGGCGGCGGAGTCGGAGTTCGACGTGACCATCGTGAACACCGAGATTCCCGCTGCAGCCGAGGAATTGGTAGCCTTGATGGGTGGGTCCGGCCCCGATCGACGGCCGACCACCGATCTTTCGAACCCCAACCTGTGAAGGCGTGAGCGCGTGTCTGGCATTACCCCTGTTGCCGAAGGCATCACCAACCCGCCGATCGACGAGCTGCTGACCAAGACCGACTCGAAGTACAAGCTCGTCCTCTACAGCGCGCGCCGGGCCCGGCAGATCAACGCCTACTACTCCCAGCTCGGTGAGGGCCTGCTGGAGTACGTCGGCCCGCTCGTGG
The nucleotide sequence above comes from Nocardioides massiliensis. Encoded proteins:
- a CDS encoding alpha-hydroxy-acid oxidizing protein, which encodes MSAAEATRAPAVGDLGAVRLRGPVVAASGCLRVTRTLEDLADLSALGAWVSPTVALASASSPPGPRWWGTPAGLVHPTSIEGPGISGLLAGDVPWFVARKVPVIVSVAAATLGDYAEIVRHAAAAPGVIGVELRLAPPGARGLGFHPVTEGFHVGRVVAAVRGELPPGCALLAKLPALPDKVVDLARAAVDAGADAVTLVDAAPAYAVDPATGRPPFPAFDPDRLSLSGPALLPVALRSVHQVRAALPQARIVASGGVRTGADVAAHLAAGASAVQVGTTLLRDPVAPQRLRTELSAALAAMTPHPIEPSDEETP
- the pyrF gene encoding orotidine-5'-phosphate decarboxylase, giving the protein MTFGQRLHDVIGARGPLCAGIDPHPSLLTQWGLDDTIDGLRRFAGLAAEVLGAEAGIVKPQSAFFERHGSAGIAVLEEVIATCREAGALVLLDVKRGDIGSTSQAYADAYLDPRSPLAVDAITVSPYLGFGSLEPFLTTAAAHDAGLFVLALTSNPEGPQFQRAVTEEGAGVGATVLREVAARNADATPLGSVGVVVGATVQPSTQRLGEDFAINGPILAPGVGAQGATFDDVRRVFGASARHVLPASSREILQAGPDATALRDAVRRAADAAGELTR
- the mihF gene encoding integration host factor, actinobacterial type; the encoded protein is MALPPLTPEQRQAALEKAAASRRERAEVKNRLKHSGASFAEVLHEGQVNEVIGKMRVIDLLTAMPGLGKVRARQLMERLNISESRRVRGLGTKQIAALEREFADRG
- the gmk gene encoding guanylate kinase → MADRDARTSGAGRLTVLAGPTAVGKGSVAAYVRQHHPDVWISVSATTRRPRPGEVDGVHYHFVDDAQFDAMIAEQQLLEWAVVHGAARYGTPRGPVAEVLEAGRPALLEIDLQGARQVRAAMPEAFFVFLAPPTWDELVRRLVGRGTEDEAERERRLGTAREELAAESEFDVTIVNTEIPAAAEELVALMGGSGPDRRPTTDLSNPNL
- the rpoZ gene encoding DNA-directed RNA polymerase subunit omega codes for the protein MSGITPVAEGITNPPIDELLTKTDSKYKLVLYSARRARQINAYYSQLGEGLLEYVGPLVDTHVQEKPLSIALREINADLLTCEDIEPGEAEAAADPATA